The following proteins come from a genomic window of Nautilia profundicola AmH:
- a CDS encoding ATP-binding cassette domain-containing protein has product MQNKLLEIKDLFLKKEKFKLNILSLDVDKNEYFVLLGKTGSGKTLLLESIAGFETIEGEIYFEGKEITNLPPEKRNFGFLYQDFALFPHLNAEQNIRFSEKYHKKNEELFNDLVKFLQIEKILKRNIQHLSGGEKQRIALARAVYSQPKLLLLDEPLSAVDPTMRNEIMKNLKELPERYNLSVIHVTHNFREASYLADRLGIILKGTLLQSGEAKSVLKNPNSIEVARFLGFKNLFEISLLGFENSHKYFSIDPNQITITKTPLKSDYCFEGIIDEIMGITDHYKIFVNVKEFQFFIKTPKRRFEELSINKGEKIYICFNKKDVVFI; this is encoded by the coding sequence ATGCAAAATAAACTCCTTGAAATAAAAGATCTGTTTTTAAAAAAAGAAAAATTCAAACTCAACATCCTCTCTTTGGATGTAGATAAAAACGAATATTTTGTCCTGCTTGGAAAAACCGGAAGTGGCAAGACTCTTCTTCTTGAAAGTATAGCCGGATTTGAGACAATTGAAGGGGAAATCTATTTTGAAGGTAAAGAAATTACAAACCTGCCTCCTGAGAAGAGAAATTTCGGATTTTTATATCAGGACTTTGCACTCTTTCCGCATTTAAACGCAGAACAAAATATCCGTTTTTCCGAAAAATACCACAAAAAAAACGAAGAGCTTTTTAATGATTTAGTAAAATTTTTACAGATTGAAAAAATCTTAAAAAGAAACATTCAGCATCTAAGCGGCGGTGAAAAACAAAGAATCGCCCTCGCACGGGCCGTTTATTCACAGCCAAAACTTTTACTTCTTGACGAGCCTCTAAGCGCGGTGGATCCTACTATGAGAAATGAGATTATGAAAAATCTAAAAGAACTGCCCGAAAGATACAACCTCTCGGTTATTCACGTTACGCACAACTTTAGAGAAGCATCATACCTTGCCGACAGACTCGGAATTATCCTAAAAGGCACCCTGCTGCAGAGCGGTGAAGCCAAAAGCGTGCTTAAAAACCCGAATTCCATTGAAGTGGCAAGATTTTTGGGCTTTAAAAACCTTTTTGAAATTTCACTTTTGGGATTTGAAAATTCGCATAAATATTTCTCAATAGACCCGAATCAGATTACTATTACCAAAACCCCTCTGAAGAGTGATTACTGTTTTGAAGGGATTATTGATGAAATTATGGGAATAACGGATCATTATAAAATATTCGTAAACGTAAAAGAGTTTCAGTTTTTTATTAAAACACCAAAAAGAAGGTTTGAAGAACTTTCAATCAATAAAGGTGAAAAGATCTACATATGTTTTAATAAAAAAGATGTAGTGTTTATATAG